A stretch of Paenibacillus peoriae DNA encodes these proteins:
- a CDS encoding YheC/YheD family protein, whose translation MSIQRVSSKWTKTNAILPNPTLAAYVPETRLYTFDHLNEMLAVYGTVYIKPDNGTYGKGVMRAERLTEPLPPTEEGIIEERTWYVLRYEVDIFTFESLEDLHRVVSSRIRKRPYLIQRGIPLLQHEERPFDLRVLTQMNLRHQWETTLIVGRVAAPDKVVTNHHSGGTTRFFNELVAPYMDVKEAVRLEQKLSKMGERVAWQLQKKYPRLREIGLDVGLDQQNYPWILEVNTRPAIKVFSSLPNKSLYHKIFRYAVGYGRYSPSTGKPVRSKKKA comes from the coding sequence TTGTCTATTCAACGAGTATCCAGTAAGTGGACCAAAACAAATGCCATTCTCCCCAATCCGACATTGGCTGCTTATGTACCGGAAACACGGTTGTACACATTTGATCACTTAAACGAAATGTTGGCCGTGTATGGTACTGTCTATATTAAGCCGGATAACGGTACTTATGGAAAAGGGGTTATGCGGGCAGAGAGGCTGACAGAGCCGCTCCCGCCGACAGAAGAAGGAATCATCGAAGAGAGAACTTGGTATGTGCTTCGCTATGAAGTAGACATTTTCACCTTCGAAAGTCTAGAAGATCTGCACAGAGTGGTTTCTTCCCGCATACGAAAACGTCCATATCTGATCCAACGTGGAATTCCACTTCTTCAGCATGAAGAACGCCCCTTCGATCTGAGGGTATTAACCCAGATGAACTTGAGACACCAATGGGAAACAACACTTATTGTAGGACGCGTAGCTGCTCCTGACAAAGTCGTCACCAATCATCACAGCGGTGGGACAACACGCTTTTTCAATGAGCTGGTCGCTCCATATATGGATGTAAAGGAAGCTGTACGACTGGAGCAAAAATTATCGAAAATGGGCGAACGGGTAGCCTGGCAGTTGCAAAAAAAATACCCACGTTTAAGGGAAATCGGATTAGATGTGGGACTGGATCAGCAAAATTATCCGTGGATTCTTGAGGTTAATACGAGACCAGCAATCAAGGTATTCTCTTCCCTTCCAAACAAAAGCCTCTATCATAAAATATTCAGATATGCAGTAGGCTACGGCCGATACTCTCCGTCGACAGGTAAACCCGTGCGCTCTAAGAAAAAAGCCTAA